From a region of the Sphingopyxis sp. YR583 genome:
- a CDS encoding alpha/beta hydrolase, giving the protein MPLSAAPTDDSSAVKRLSLTLPYQDGAYRIAVHAPAGAPPAGGWPAMVMLDGEGCFETAVEALARMSRRPDATGTSPLVLIGLSASGRDPQRRHREQDFGPRGSASPFADFIETELLPSVANKVPVDRSALTLFGHSLGGYFALWMLTHRPHLFAAAAAISPSIWWDADALRNALARKAPSNPTVLLCVGEWEDALPPWQDARADRDDVRQRRADRQMVRRAHEFADLLAGQIGADKVQYRLLAEEDHASIVSAAIPRALRLASSTAP; this is encoded by the coding sequence ATGCCCCTTTCCGCCGCCCCGACAGACGACAGCAGCGCGGTAAAGCGCCTTTCTCTGACGCTTCCGTATCAGGACGGCGCGTATCGCATTGCGGTCCATGCGCCCGCAGGGGCCCCGCCCGCGGGCGGCTGGCCCGCGATGGTGATGCTCGACGGCGAGGGATGTTTCGAAACGGCTGTCGAGGCGCTAGCACGCATGAGCCGGCGCCCGGACGCGACCGGCACATCACCGCTCGTCCTGATCGGCCTGTCCGCGTCCGGGCGCGATCCGCAAAGGCGGCATCGCGAACAGGATTTCGGACCGCGCGGTTCGGCATCCCCCTTCGCCGATTTCATCGAGACCGAGCTGCTACCTTCCGTCGCTAACAAGGTGCCGGTCGATCGGTCCGCGCTCACTTTGTTCGGTCATTCGCTCGGCGGATATTTCGCGCTTTGGATGCTGACGCATCGCCCGCACCTGTTCGCTGCGGCCGCAGCGATCAGCCCGTCGATCTGGTGGGACGCCGATGCGCTACGAAATGCCCTTGCCCGAAAAGCGCCGTCGAACCCGACCGTCCTGCTATGTGTCGGCGAGTGGGAGGACGCCCTGCCGCCCTGGCAAGATGCCCGCGCAGATCGCGACGACGTCCGACAACGGCGCGCCGACCGGCAGATGGTTCGCCGCGCGCATGAGTTCGCGGACCTGCTGGCCGGGCAAATCGGCGCCGACAAGGTCCAGTACCGGCTTCTCGCCGAAGAGGATCATGCGTCGATCGTGTCAGCCGCCATTCCCCGCGCGCTTCGCCTCGCATCGTCAACGGCGCCATAG
- a CDS encoding aldehyde dehydrogenase family protein, producing the protein MLMIEQNDDALCAALAADQANQDAESALLTEVTPAIAALRASLGNVGRWMRSEGGGGLLARLGGGSDYAEYQPLGVVGISVPASLPLLQTANIVASALAAGNRVMLKFDAASPELGRLIGDLAPAFFDPLELAVASNDDFAEQAFDLLVTDEPQDGGGMTIARSSKSPAIIGRSADYVKTSGNVIARKCRKGGRMPFAPDYLLVPEEQEEAIAAWLWRAAMQSARDETASTDAERQRLARLLDDARARGGEVMTAEPRGRGVPFHIIRHASEDMLVMREDIAGPILPLRNYARIEDAIATIRRRPPPLAIYYFGRDSAERRHVLEQTLSSVIAFDGRCPVAAKLEVGMAPNIGHDEAGFRQFSRIRHVYRQPLLGFMRRPDREVRDDLGGAASALR; encoded by the coding sequence ATGCTGATGATCGAACAAAATGACGATGCGCTCTGCGCCGCGCTCGCTGCGGATCAGGCGAATCAGGATGCCGAGTCTGCACTACTTACTGAAGTGACGCCGGCGATCGCGGCGCTACGTGCATCGCTGGGCAATGTCGGCCGCTGGATGCGGTCCGAAGGCGGCGGCGGTCTGCTCGCGCGGTTGGGCGGGGGCAGCGACTATGCCGAATATCAGCCGCTCGGGGTTGTCGGCATATCGGTGCCAGCGTCCTTGCCGCTCCTCCAGACGGCGAATATCGTTGCGAGCGCGCTCGCCGCGGGCAACCGGGTGATGCTGAAATTCGACGCGGCTTCGCCCGAACTTGGCCGGCTGATCGGCGATCTGGCCCCCGCTTTTTTCGATCCGCTAGAACTGGCGGTGGCGTCCAATGACGACTTTGCCGAACAGGCTTTCGACCTTTTGGTTACCGACGAACCGCAGGACGGCGGGGGGATGACGATCGCGCGTTCGAGCAAATCGCCAGCCATTATCGGTCGCTCGGCCGATTATGTGAAGACGTCAGGCAATGTTATCGCCCGTAAATGCCGCAAGGGCGGACGGATGCCGTTTGCGCCCGATTATCTTTTGGTGCCCGAGGAGCAGGAGGAGGCTATCGCCGCGTGGTTGTGGCGTGCGGCGATGCAGTCGGCTCGCGACGAGACTGCATCGACGGATGCTGAACGGCAGCGGCTGGCCCGGCTATTGGACGACGCGCGTGCGCGTGGAGGCGAGGTAATGACTGCCGAGCCGCGCGGGCGCGGCGTACCGTTCCACATTATCCGCCACGCCAGCGAGGATATGCTTGTGATGCGCGAGGATATCGCGGGCCCGATCCTGCCGCTGCGCAACTATGCGCGGATAGAGGACGCGATCGCCACGATCCGCCGTCGGCCGCCACCGCTCGCCATCTATTATTTCGGGCGCGATTCGGCTGAGCGCCGACATGTGCTCGAACAGACGCTGTCATCGGTCATTGCGTTCGACGGCCGGTGTCCTGTGGCCGCCAAGCTCGAAGTCGGCATGGCACCTAACATCGGGCATGACGAAGCCGGCTTCCGCCAGTTCAGCCGGATCCGGCATGTATATCGCCAGCCTTTGCTCGGTTTCATGCGTCGACCCGACCGCGAAGTTCGTGACGATCTCGGCGGAGCGGCATCGGCGCTGCGCTAA
- a CDS encoding GumC family protein encodes MPRGRQADPQVDRGALIDLRRVGGVLRRRWMILCAAMAAAIVIAAAAYLAAEPRYFATAQVALERTAEQVIKVDSVIPTTDPDSAAVDTEVQVLRSPELIGRVVDRLKLDRDPAFNEAAGQGTPKQPDLIGRQRAIGTILSGLTVKRDGLSYAISVSFEGATPVQSAQVANALVDNYVAGQTGAKTEATHRARGFLEQRLQDLRAQVVGAEREVADYRAAHSLFAVSEASTVTQQELSGLSTQLAQAKAENAAAQARLSAARAQLRGGRTGEELGDSLDSPVVSQLRAQRAEVAREVGALEKRYGPRHPDLVRAQSQLRVADQQIAAEVQRIVSNVSIQASIASQRAGSLAGSVAQSQGKLASDNEASVRLNELERNAESARTLYQAFLDRYRQTVAQSGLERSDAYIVSRARVPGAPSSPNMLIYAAMAVVGGLGIGVLLVVLLQLLERGIETSDAVEEILGLSTLASIPDANTLPGYRKLGPPAPPAELLLKRPQSTYAEAFRILRTSIQFAEAAQPVRVVAITSAVPGEGKTTTAMGLARAVAAAGGKVLLIDADARRRASSRQFADGVTLGLDEVLAGQATLDQAIVKDSMSGAFLLPQRIDSKGVGLTESPRLAELIEQVRERYDLVILDTPPVLPVDEARVIASMADGVVLLVRWRKTPSKAVSVALRRLYDVHAEMLGAVLTLVDVREQERAGYEDGGTFLKAYRPYYAD; translated from the coding sequence ATGCCGCGCGGCCGGCAAGCGGACCCGCAGGTCGATCGCGGTGCGCTGATCGACCTGCGAAGGGTCGGCGGCGTCCTGCGCCGGCGATGGATGATATTATGTGCGGCGATGGCCGCGGCGATCGTGATCGCCGCGGCCGCCTATCTGGCTGCCGAACCGCGTTATTTCGCCACCGCGCAGGTCGCGCTCGAGCGGACGGCCGAGCAGGTCATCAAGGTCGATTCGGTGATCCCCACCACCGACCCCGATTCGGCGGCGGTCGATACCGAGGTGCAGGTCTTGCGCTCGCCCGAATTGATCGGGCGGGTGGTCGACAGGCTCAAGCTCGACCGCGACCCGGCGTTCAACGAAGCTGCGGGGCAGGGGACGCCGAAGCAGCCCGACCTGATCGGGCGGCAGCGTGCGATCGGCACCATATTGAGTGGTCTGACGGTCAAGCGCGACGGGCTTTCCTATGCCATCAGCGTGTCGTTCGAGGGCGCCACACCGGTGCAATCGGCGCAGGTCGCCAACGCCCTCGTCGACAATTATGTCGCTGGGCAAACTGGCGCAAAGACCGAGGCGACGCACCGCGCGCGTGGCTTCCTTGAGCAAAGACTTCAGGACCTTCGCGCGCAGGTCGTCGGTGCCGAGCGCGAAGTCGCCGATTATCGTGCGGCGCACAGCCTGTTCGCGGTCTCCGAAGCGAGCACGGTGACGCAGCAGGAATTGTCGGGTCTTTCGACCCAGCTCGCGCAGGCCAAGGCCGAAAATGCCGCAGCGCAGGCTCGCCTTTCCGCCGCGCGCGCGCAGTTGAGGGGCGGGCGCACCGGCGAAGAGCTTGGCGATTCGCTCGATTCCCCTGTGGTCAGCCAGCTTCGCGCCCAGCGCGCCGAGGTGGCGCGCGAGGTCGGGGCGCTGGAAAAACGCTATGGCCCGCGCCATCCCGATCTCGTCCGCGCGCAGAGCCAGCTTCGCGTTGCCGATCAGCAGATCGCGGCCGAGGTGCAGCGTATCGTCTCCAACGTCTCGATCCAGGCGAGTATCGCCAGCCAGCGTGCGGGTTCGCTGGCAGGGTCGGTGGCGCAGTCGCAGGGCAAGCTTGCCAGCGACAATGAGGCGTCAGTGCGGCTGAACGAACTGGAGCGAAACGCCGAATCCGCGCGGACGCTCTATCAGGCATTCCTTGACCGCTATCGCCAGACGGTCGCGCAATCGGGGCTGGAGCGCAGCGATGCCTATATCGTCAGCCGCGCGCGCGTTCCGGGTGCGCCGAGTTCGCCCAACATGCTGATCTATGCCGCGATGGCGGTCGTGGGCGGACTGGGCATCGGTGTGTTGCTCGTCGTCCTGCTCCAACTGCTCGAACGTGGCATCGAAACGAGCGACGCGGTCGAGGAAATATTGGGCCTGTCGACGCTCGCGTCTATCCCCGATGCGAATACGCTGCCCGGCTATCGCAAGCTGGGTCCGCCGGCGCCGCCGGCGGAGTTGCTGCTCAAGCGGCCGCAATCGACCTATGCCGAGGCTTTCCGTATCCTGCGAACGTCGATCCAGTTCGCCGAGGCGGCGCAGCCGGTGCGTGTGGTCGCGATCACCTCGGCGGTACCGGGCGAGGGCAAGACGACCACCGCGATGGGTCTCGCCCGGGCGGTCGCGGCGGCAGGCGGCAAGGTGCTGTTGATCGATGCCGACGCGCGGCGGCGTGCCTCCAGCCGGCAGTTTGCCGACGGTGTCACGCTGGGACTCGACGAGGTTCTTGCGGGACAGGCGACGCTCGATCAGGCGATCGTGAAGGATAGCATGTCGGGCGCGTTCCTGCTGCCGCAGCGGATCGATTCCAAAGGCGTCGGCCTGACCGAGAGCCCGCGACTTGCCGAACTGATCGAGCAGGTGCGCGAGCGTTACGACCTTGTGATCCTCGACACGCCGCCGGTGCTGCCGGTCGACGAGGCGCGCGTGATCGCCAGCATGGCCGATGGCGTGGTGCTTCTCGTGCGCTGGCGCAAGACGCCGTCGAAGGCAGTTTCGGTGGCATTGCGGCGGCTGTACGACGTCCATGCCGAAATGCTGGGCGCGGTGCTGACATTGGTCGACGTGCGCGAACAGGAGCGGGCCGGTTATGAAGATGGCGGTACCTTCCTGAAGGCGTATCGCCCCTATTATGCCGACTGA
- a CDS encoding FecCD family ABC transporter permease encodes MIQSAGLSPTMENMLGDYRRAVRRRLIVIAVIAILAVAAFVADLVTGPSGMGASDVLYGIVHSDRITAGQRAIIWDVRFPYAMMAVMVGGALSLAGAEMQTILDNPMASPFTLGVSSAASFGASLAIVLGISLPFAGGWATDWMVSLNAFLFAFLAMMLLQAVSRQRVGGAQTLVLLGIALVFAFNALTSLVQFLSSQEALQQLVFWTMGSLSRATWSNVSVLALVLLGIAPFSLASAKALTALRLGEDRAQSFGVDVARLRFLSLLRISLLAATAVAFVGAIGFIGLVGPHIARMLLGEDHRYLLPASMLTGAAIMSIASTLSKLLVPGVLMPVGIVTAMIGVPIFLFLIFRSGRRGA; translated from the coding sequence ATGATCCAGTCGGCCGGACTCTCTCCGACGATGGAAAACATGCTGGGCGATTATCGGCGTGCAGTGCGGCGGCGGTTGATCGTGATTGCGGTCATCGCCATTCTCGCTGTTGCCGCCTTTGTCGCCGACCTGGTGACCGGGCCGTCGGGCATGGGCGCGTCGGACGTGCTGTACGGCATCGTCCATTCCGACCGCATCACGGCGGGCCAGCGGGCGATCATATGGGACGTGCGATTTCCCTATGCGATGATGGCGGTGATGGTTGGCGGCGCGTTGTCGCTTGCCGGTGCGGAAATGCAGACCATCCTCGACAATCCGATGGCGAGCCCCTTTACGCTGGGCGTATCCTCGGCGGCGTCCTTTGGCGCGTCACTCGCGATCGTGCTGGGCATCAGCCTGCCGTTCGCCGGGGGCTGGGCGACCGACTGGATGGTCTCGCTCAACGCCTTTCTCTTCGCCTTCCTCGCGATGATGCTGCTTCAAGCGGTGTCGCGGCAGCGCGTAGGCGGGGCGCAAACGCTCGTTCTGCTCGGCATCGCGCTTGTCTTTGCCTTCAACGCGCTGACCTCGCTCGTGCAGTTTCTCTCGTCGCAGGAGGCGCTTCAGCAACTGGTATTCTGGACGATGGGTTCGCTGTCGCGCGCGACTTGGAGCAATGTCAGCGTGCTTGCGCTCGTTCTGCTCGGCATCGCGCCCTTTTCGCTGGCATCGGCCAAGGCGCTGACCGCGCTGCGGCTGGGCGAGGATCGGGCGCAAAGCTTCGGGGTCGATGTCGCCCGGCTGCGTTTCCTGTCGCTGCTGCGCATCAGTCTGCTTGCCGCGACCGCGGTCGCGTTTGTCGGGGCGATCGGGTTCATCGGGCTCGTCGGTCCCCATATCGCACGCATGTTGCTGGGCGAAGATCATCGCTATCTGCTTCCGGCCAGCATGCTGACGGGGGCTGCGATCATGTCGATCGCATCGACGCTGTCAAAACTGCTGGTGCCCGGTGTGCTGATGCCGGTCGGTATCGTGACGGCGATGATCGGCGTTCCAATCTTCCTGTTCCTGATCTTTCGCAGCGGAAGGCGCGGCGCATGA
- a CDS encoding acyl-CoA dehydrogenase family protein, which translates to MTEIELETELNDLRMSKEAQPLFDAVKRHIAENVDPITQEFFRLGEGRADRWSWAPGQLELLEGAKNKAKAAGLWNFFLPHGDTGTPLTNLDYAYIAAELGKSPLASESLNCSAPDTGNMEVLEMVGTPEQKERWLKPLLNGEIRSAYVMTEPGVASSDASNLETSARLEGDEWVINGEKYFISGAGDPRCKILICMVNTNPEAARKAQHSQILVPMDTPGVKVLGPMHVFGADHAPQGHMHMRFENVRVPKENILLGEGRGFEISQMRLGPGRIHHCMRTIGKAERALDLMVKRGNSRTAFGRQISQLGKNLEVIARARIEIEAMRLIVLKAAKAMDLLGNREARVWVSMAKAMVPERTCQIIDQAIQIHGATGISQWTPLADLYADVRHLRFADGPDEVHYMVVGRDELGRH; encoded by the coding sequence ATGACCGAGATCGAACTCGAAACCGAACTCAACGACCTTCGTATGTCGAAGGAAGCGCAGCCACTGTTCGATGCGGTCAAACGCCACATCGCCGAAAATGTCGATCCGATCACCCAAGAGTTTTTCCGTCTCGGCGAAGGCCGCGCCGATCGCTGGAGTTGGGCGCCGGGCCAGCTCGAGCTGCTCGAAGGCGCAAAGAACAAGGCGAAGGCCGCAGGCCTGTGGAATTTCTTCCTGCCGCACGGCGACACGGGAACGCCGCTCACCAACCTCGACTATGCCTATATCGCGGCCGAACTCGGCAAGTCGCCGCTGGCATCGGAATCGCTGAACTGCTCGGCGCCCGACACGGGCAATATGGAAGTGCTCGAAATGGTCGGCACACCCGAGCAGAAGGAACGCTGGCTCAAGCCGCTTCTCAACGGCGAAATCCGCTCGGCCTATGTGATGACCGAACCCGGCGTCGCCTCGTCGGATGCCAGCAACCTTGAGACGAGCGCGCGCCTCGAAGGCGACGAATGGGTCATCAACGGCGAGAAATATTTCATCAGCGGCGCCGGCGACCCGCGCTGCAAGATCCTGATCTGCATGGTCAACACCAACCCCGAAGCCGCGCGAAAGGCGCAACATTCGCAGATCCTCGTGCCGATGGACACGCCGGGGGTGAAAGTACTCGGTCCGATGCACGTCTTTGGCGCCGACCATGCACCGCAGGGGCATATGCACATGCGCTTCGAAAACGTCCGCGTGCCCAAGGAGAATATCCTGCTCGGCGAAGGCCGCGGGTTCGAGATTTCGCAGATGCGCCTCGGGCCGGGCCGTATTCACCACTGCATGCGCACGATCGGCAAGGCCGAACGTGCGCTCGACCTGATGGTGAAACGCGGCAATTCGCGTACCGCCTTCGGCCGCCAGATTTCGCAACTCGGCAAAAATCTGGAAGTCATCGCGCGCGCGCGGATCGAGATCGAGGCGATGCGCCTGATCGTACTCAAGGCCGCAAAGGCGATGGACCTGCTCGGCAATCGCGAGGCGCGCGTCTGGGTCAGCATGGCAAAGGCGATGGTCCCCGAACGCACGTGCCAGATCATCGACCAGGCGATCCAGATCCACGGCGCGACCGGCATCTCGCAATGGACGCCGCTGGCGGACCTGTACGCCGACGTGCGCCACTTGCGCTTTGCCGACGGTCCGGACGAGGTTCATTACATGGTGGTCGGCCGCGACGAACTGGGGCGACACTAG
- a CDS encoding LysR family transcriptional regulator, protein MLRQLARFDLNLLRIFDAIFVKGGVSAAARHLNLSQPAISHALTRLRTQFDDPLFVRQGNKLVPTPAARAIAGPVREALRGLDAALDAAASFDPAEAAREFRIGVRLSGEMPRFSSLVARVRREAPHVALASVTFRRRDLVLMLASGDLDLALDVALPADDRLQRHYLGTEPLVIVARKGHPRVDGKIDLDTYLSLEHIIATSRPYGPGIEDMALDRMGLARRVAVRCQHAITAWQIVATSDMLFSLPRSHAEMLGAMWPMQLVDLPLPVEQGGSYLYWHQAAQADPGLRWLRAIIADELTQPE, encoded by the coding sequence ATGTTGCGGCAGCTCGCCAGGTTCGATCTCAACCTGCTGCGAATATTCGACGCCATTTTCGTCAAGGGCGGCGTGTCGGCGGCCGCGCGTCATCTGAACCTGTCGCAGCCCGCGATCAGCCATGCGCTGACACGCTTGCGAACACAGTTCGACGACCCGCTCTTCGTGCGGCAGGGCAACAAGCTGGTGCCCACCCCTGCGGCGCGTGCAATTGCGGGTCCGGTGCGCGAAGCATTGCGCGGGCTCGACGCGGCGCTCGATGCCGCCGCGTCGTTCGATCCCGCCGAGGCGGCGCGCGAGTTCCGCATCGGCGTGCGCCTGTCGGGCGAAATGCCGCGCTTCTCCTCGCTCGTCGCGCGCGTCCGGCGTGAGGCTCCGCATGTCGCACTCGCAAGCGTGACCTTCCGCCGCCGCGATCTCGTCTTGATGCTCGCGAGCGGCGACCTCGACCTCGCGCTCGACGTCGCGCTGCCCGCCGACGACCGGCTCCAGCGTCATTATCTCGGGACCGAACCCCTCGTTATCGTGGCGCGCAAGGGACATCCGCGCGTCGACGGGAAGATCGACCTCGATACCTATCTCTCGCTCGAACATATCATCGCGACATCGCGGCCCTATGGCCCCGGGATCGAGGATATGGCGCTCGACCGCATGGGCCTCGCACGGCGCGTCGCGGTGCGCTGTCAGCATGCGATCACCGCGTGGCAGATCGTCGCGACATCCGACATGCTGTTTTCACTGCCCCGGTCGCATGCCGAGATGCTGGGCGCGATGTGGCCGATGCAACTCGTCGACCTCCCGCTTCCGGTCGAACAGGGCGGAAGCTATCTTTACTGGCATCAGGCGGCGCAGGCAGACCCGGGTCTTCGCTGGCTCCGTGCGATCATTGCCGACGAGCTGACGCAGCCCGAATAG
- a CDS encoding UTP--glucose-1-phosphate uridylyltransferase, translating to MRKIRKAVFPIGGLGTRFLPATKSMPKEMLPVVDRPLIQYAVDEAREAGIEQFIFVTSRGKSLIEDHFDHAFELEEAMARRGKSLAALDGTRPPPGDINIVRQQEPLGLGHAVWCARRLVGDEPFAVLLPDDLMVGEPGCLKQMVEAYADLGGNLICTEEVAAEDTHKYGIVTPGVSAGAITEVKGLVEKPAPDVAPSRLAVIGRYILQPEVMGVLGSQEEGAGGEIQLTDALARMIGEQPFHGVTFEGKRYDCGDKSGFVTATLALALGRPDIAPAVRAFLAAA from the coding sequence ATGCGAAAAATACGCAAGGCCGTGTTCCCCATCGGCGGCCTTGGAACCCGGTTCCTTCCGGCTACCAAATCGATGCCGAAGGAGATGCTGCCGGTCGTCGACCGGCCGCTGATCCAATATGCTGTCGATGAGGCCCGCGAAGCGGGCATCGAGCAGTTCATCTTCGTGACGAGCCGCGGCAAGAGCCTGATCGAGGATCATTTCGACCATGCCTTCGAACTCGAAGAGGCGATGGCCCGGCGCGGCAAGTCGCTTGCCGCGCTCGACGGAACCCGCCCGCCGCCGGGCGATATCAACATCGTGCGGCAGCAGGAGCCGTTGGGGCTCGGCCACGCCGTGTGGTGCGCGCGCCGCCTCGTCGGCGACGAGCCCTTTGCGGTCCTTCTCCCCGACGATCTGATGGTCGGTGAACCCGGGTGCCTCAAGCAGATGGTCGAAGCCTATGCCGACCTCGGCGGCAATCTCATTTGCACCGAGGAAGTGGCGGCGGAGGACACGCACAAATATGGCATTGTCACGCCGGGCGTGAGCGCCGGCGCGATCACCGAAGTGAAGGGGCTGGTCGAAAAGCCCGCTCCGGATGTTGCGCCGTCGCGCCTTGCCGTCATCGGCCGCTATATCCTGCAACCCGAGGTGATGGGCGTTCTCGGCAGTCAGGAGGAAGGCGCCGGGGGCGAAATCCAGCTTACCGACGCGCTGGCGCGGATGATCGGCGAGCAGCCGTTTCACGGCGTCACCTTCGAAGGGAAGCGGTACGATTGCGGCGACAAGAGCGGTTTCGTGACTGCAACGCTCGCACTGGCACTAGGCCGCCCCGACATCGCCCCCGCGGTGCGCGCGTTCCTGGCTGCGGCGTGA
- a CDS encoding cytochrome b, with translation MPLSDTSRRYGTVTRLFHWTMALLLFWQLGGMIMKNILGRIPLMKFWVGTHASIGVLLFALIAIRALWAFRQRRRRPAYQRNMIGNAARAGHILLYALMIVVPGLAVLRMIGSGKGITLFGIQLSPPTGSEIAWMTAPANALHGLLAWTLLALIVGHVAMVVLHRFWWRDDILERMAGGGTLIR, from the coding sequence ATGCCGCTTTCCGACACATCGCGCCGCTACGGAACGGTGACGCGCCTCTTTCACTGGACCATGGCGTTGCTGCTCTTTTGGCAACTCGGCGGCATGATCATGAAAAACATTCTGGGCCGCATCCCGTTGATGAAATTCTGGGTCGGCACGCACGCGTCGATCGGCGTGCTGCTTTTCGCTCTTATCGCCATACGCGCGCTCTGGGCGTTTCGCCAACGACGCCGGCGTCCGGCCTATCAGCGCAATATGATCGGCAATGCAGCACGCGCGGGCCATATCCTTCTTTACGCTCTGATGATTGTCGTCCCGGGCCTCGCGGTCCTGCGAATGATTGGGAGCGGCAAGGGTATCACCCTGTTCGGCATCCAGCTTTCCCCGCCAACCGGATCAGAGATCGCATGGATGACGGCACCGGCGAACGCGCTCCATGGCCTGCTCGCCTGGACGCTCCTCGCGTTGATCGTCGGGCATGTCGCGATGGTGGTGCTGCACCGCTTCTGGTGGCGTGACGATATTCTCGAACGTATGGCGGGCGGTGGCACACTGATCCGGTAG